In Solanum pennellii chromosome 7, SPENNV200, the following are encoded in one genomic region:
- the LOC107026317 gene encoding protein TRANSPARENT TESTA 9 isoform X2 yields the protein MWFSFWRSRERFSLDEFRFLTDQLMKVQVVNEVNKDFVIEALRSIAELITYGDQHDVAYFEFFMEKQVMGEFVRILRISRTVIVSLQLLQTMSIVIQNLKNEHSIYYMFSNEHINHLITYSFDFRNEELLSYYISFLRAISGKLNKNTISLLVKTHNEEVVSFPLYVEAIRFAFHEESMIRTAVRALTLNVYHVGDEAVNKFVASDPHTGYFSNLVKFFREQCINLDKLVNASKCIGSDTSGSILSSVDEIEDNLYYFSDVISAGIPDIGRLITDLILKVLIFPSILPSLRMEVVKDSDTGIGTATSLYLLCCILRIVKIKDLANIVAAVLLCDIETFVPRSEAKLNGFMVNHDMSHENQDSENSGLRSDSDSQSLRVLIPNISNSLNNHPEDDSSQSDHRSTYPALREALLSYITTGDDVQVSGSLSMLATLLQTKELEESMLDALGILPQRKQQKKLLLAALVGEGSAEEQLFSSENMVKDGIGSEMDCYFQKLKEKYGLLCVCKEVTVTPRRQRFEVLDALVSLFCRSNISAETLWDGGWLLRQLLPYSKADFRSHHLELLKDTFHNCTSCILDETKGTWPDLLIMVLCDEWRKCKRTIEASSPRKDPKSMLLPAHKFLSEEVASGESSFAAGERLFEIVKVFVLLHQLHIFSEGKLLPDQPPIHPTVDVMETSRAKRAGIDSLGPKQSAELSLVGAVPCRIAFERGKERHFHFLAITIGTSGWLILADELPVRPSFGVVRVVAPLGGCNPRIDEKHMRWLHLRIRPSSFPCTDGAKHTAHPKVKSKALVDGRWTLAFRDEDSCKAAFSMIVEELKLLSSEVERRIKPMLVIERTIDTSTK from the exons ATGTGGTTCTCCTTTTGGAGATCCAGAGAGCGATTCTCCTTGGATGAATTCAG ATTTTTGACTGATCAGCTGATGAAAGTTCAAGTTGTTAATGAGGTCAACAAG GATTTTGTGATTGAGGCACTAAGATCAATTGCGGAGTTGATAACATATGGTGATCAACATGATGTGGCCTATTTTGA GTTTTTCATGGAGAAGCAGGTGATGGGGGAGTTTGTACGTATATTAAGAATTAGTAGAACTGTTATTGTGTCGCTTCAGTTGCTGCAGACAATGAGTATTGTGatccaaaacttaaaaaatgaGCATTCTATTT aTTACATGTTTAGTAATGAGCACATTAATCACCTTATAACATATTCTTTTGACTTTCGTAATGAAGAGCTTTTGTCTTATTACATATCCTTTCTTAG AGCAATAAGTGGAAAGTTGAACAAAAACACCATTTCCCTTCTTGTGAAGACTCATAAT GAAGAAGTAGTATCATTTCCACTCTATGTTGAGGCAATACGCTTTGCGTTTCATGAAGAAAGCATGATTCGAACTGCAGTACGTGCATTAACCTTGAATGTTTATCATG TTGGCGATGAGGCTGTTAACAAATTTGTTGCCAGTGATCCTCATACCGGTTATTTCTCAAATTTGGTCAAATTTTTCCGGGAGCAATGCATCAACTTGGACAAGTTGGTTAATGCTTCAAA GTGTATTGGTTCAGATACCAGTGGTTCTATCCTTTCATCTGTTGATGAGATTGAGGATAACCTCTATTACTTTAGTGATGTTATTTCGGCAGGGATTCCAGACATTGGGAGGCTAATAACAGACCTCATATTGAAGGTGCTGATATTTCCATCAATACTTCCTTCTTTACGGATGGAAGTTGTTAAAGACAGT GATACAGGAATTGGAACCGCAACTTCCTTGTATTTACTTTGTTGCATCTTGCGCATTGTTAAGATAAAAGATTTGGCGAATATTGTTGCTGCTGTCCTTCTTTGTGATATAGAAACATTTGTCCCAAGGTCTGAAGCTAAACTGAATGGTTTCATGGTTAACCATGATATGTCACATGAAAATCAAGATTCAGAAAATAGTGGCCTCAGATCAGATTCTGATAGTCAAAGTTTACGGGTTCTAATTCCGAACATATCCAACTCTTTAAATAATCACCCAGAGGACGATAGTTCTCAATCAGATCATAGGAGCACATATCCTGCGTTAAG GGAGGCCTTACTTTCTTATATTACTACTGGTGACGACGTTCAAGTTTCGGGTTCTTTAAGCATGCTGGCTACACTATTGCAGACTAAAG AGCTGGAAGAATCAATGCTTGATGCTCTTGGAATTCTTCCACAAAGAAAACAACAGAAGAAACTCTTATTA GCAGCTTTGGTTGGTGAAGGATCTGCGGAAGAGCAACTGTTTTCCTCAGAAAATATGGTGAAGGATGGAATAGGTAGTGAAATGGATTGCTACTTCCAAAAGTTGAAG GAGAAATACGGATTGTTATGCGTGTGCAAGGAAGTTACAGTGACTCCTCGTAGACAGAGATTTGAA GTACTCGATGCATTGGTCAGTCTATTCTGCAGGTCAAATATTTCTGCAGAAACATTGTGGGATGGTGGTTGGCTTTTGCGCCAGTTGCTTCCATACAGTAAGGCGGATTTTAGAAGTCATCATCTTGAATTATTGAAA GATACATTCCACAATTGTACTAGCTGTATTCTTGATGAAACAAAAGGAACTTGGCCTGATCTGCTAATTATGGTACTATGTGATGAGTGGAGGAAGTGCAAAAGAA CTATTGAAGCTTCTTCACCAAGGAAAGATCCTAAATCAATGCTTTTGCCCGCACACAAGTTCCTTTCTGAAG AAGTTGCTTCTGGGGAATCATCTTTTGCTGCTGGTGAAAGATTGTTCGAGATTGTCAAG GTGTTTGTACTACTTCATCAGCTTCATATTTTTTCAGAAGGAAAATTGTTGCCCGATCAACCTCCTATACATCCTACAGTCGATGTCATGGAAACATCCCGAGCAAAAAGGGCTGGCATTGACAGTTTGGGTCCAAAACAAAGCGCTGAATTAAGTCTTG TTGGTGCGGTGCCTTGTAGAATTGCATTTGAGAGGGGCAAAGAACGTCATTTCCACTTTCTAGCCATCACTATAGGAACCTCTGGATGGCTTATCCTTGCTGATGAATTACCTGTGAGGCCAAGCTTTGGTGTGGTTCGTGTAGTTGCACCTCTGGGTGGTTGCAAT CCCAGAATTGACGAGAAGCACATGAGATGGTTACACCTTCGAATACGTCCATCCTCTTTCCCTTGCACAGATGGTGCAAAGCATACGGCCCATCCTAAAGTCAAGTCAAAAGCTTTGGTTGATGGGCGGTGGACTCTGGCTTTTCGAGATGAAGATTCTTGCAAAGCTGCTTTTTCTATGATTGTTGAAGAGCTCAAGTTACTGAGCAGTGAGGTTGAGAGAAGAATAAAACCTATGCTTGTCATTGAAAGAACTATTGATACTTCAACAAAATAG
- the LOC107026317 gene encoding protein TRANSPARENT TESTA 9 isoform X1: protein MWFSFWRSRERFSLDEFRFLTDQLMKVQVVNEVNKDFVIEALRSIAELITYGDQHDVAYFEFFMEKQVMGEFVRILRISRTVIVSLQLLQTMSIVIQNLKNEHSIYYMFSNEHINHLITYSFDFRNEELLSYYISFLRAISGKLNKNTISLLVKTHNEEVVSFPLYVEAIRFAFHEESMIRTAVRALTLNVYHVGDEAVNKFVASDPHTGYFSNLVKFFREQCINLDKLVNASKCIGSDTSGSILSSVDEIEDNLYYFSDVISAGIPDIGRLITDLILKVLIFPSILPSLRMEVVKDSDTGIGTATSLYLLCCILRIVKIKDLANIVAAVLLCDIETFVPRSEAKLNGFMVNHDMSHENQDSENSGLRSDSDSQSLRVLIPNISNSLNNHPEDDSSQSDHRSTYPALREALLSYITTGDDVQVSGSLSMLATLLQTKELEESMLDALGILPQRKQQKKLLLVCCSRKAALVGEGSAEEQLFSSENMVKDGIGSEMDCYFQKLKEKYGLLCVCKEVTVTPRRQRFEVLDALVSLFCRSNISAETLWDGGWLLRQLLPYSKADFRSHHLELLKDTFHNCTSCILDETKGTWPDLLIMVLCDEWRKCKRTIEASSPRKDPKSMLLPAHKFLSEEVASGESSFAAGERLFEIVKVFVLLHQLHIFSEGKLLPDQPPIHPTVDVMETSRAKRAGIDSLGPKQSAELSLVGAVPCRIAFERGKERHFHFLAITIGTSGWLILADELPVRPSFGVVRVVAPLGGCNPRIDEKHMRWLHLRIRPSSFPCTDGAKHTAHPKVKSKALVDGRWTLAFRDEDSCKAAFSMIVEELKLLSSEVERRIKPMLVIERTIDTSTK, encoded by the exons ATGTGGTTCTCCTTTTGGAGATCCAGAGAGCGATTCTCCTTGGATGAATTCAG ATTTTTGACTGATCAGCTGATGAAAGTTCAAGTTGTTAATGAGGTCAACAAG GATTTTGTGATTGAGGCACTAAGATCAATTGCGGAGTTGATAACATATGGTGATCAACATGATGTGGCCTATTTTGA GTTTTTCATGGAGAAGCAGGTGATGGGGGAGTTTGTACGTATATTAAGAATTAGTAGAACTGTTATTGTGTCGCTTCAGTTGCTGCAGACAATGAGTATTGTGatccaaaacttaaaaaatgaGCATTCTATTT aTTACATGTTTAGTAATGAGCACATTAATCACCTTATAACATATTCTTTTGACTTTCGTAATGAAGAGCTTTTGTCTTATTACATATCCTTTCTTAG AGCAATAAGTGGAAAGTTGAACAAAAACACCATTTCCCTTCTTGTGAAGACTCATAAT GAAGAAGTAGTATCATTTCCACTCTATGTTGAGGCAATACGCTTTGCGTTTCATGAAGAAAGCATGATTCGAACTGCAGTACGTGCATTAACCTTGAATGTTTATCATG TTGGCGATGAGGCTGTTAACAAATTTGTTGCCAGTGATCCTCATACCGGTTATTTCTCAAATTTGGTCAAATTTTTCCGGGAGCAATGCATCAACTTGGACAAGTTGGTTAATGCTTCAAA GTGTATTGGTTCAGATACCAGTGGTTCTATCCTTTCATCTGTTGATGAGATTGAGGATAACCTCTATTACTTTAGTGATGTTATTTCGGCAGGGATTCCAGACATTGGGAGGCTAATAACAGACCTCATATTGAAGGTGCTGATATTTCCATCAATACTTCCTTCTTTACGGATGGAAGTTGTTAAAGACAGT GATACAGGAATTGGAACCGCAACTTCCTTGTATTTACTTTGTTGCATCTTGCGCATTGTTAAGATAAAAGATTTGGCGAATATTGTTGCTGCTGTCCTTCTTTGTGATATAGAAACATTTGTCCCAAGGTCTGAAGCTAAACTGAATGGTTTCATGGTTAACCATGATATGTCACATGAAAATCAAGATTCAGAAAATAGTGGCCTCAGATCAGATTCTGATAGTCAAAGTTTACGGGTTCTAATTCCGAACATATCCAACTCTTTAAATAATCACCCAGAGGACGATAGTTCTCAATCAGATCATAGGAGCACATATCCTGCGTTAAG GGAGGCCTTACTTTCTTATATTACTACTGGTGACGACGTTCAAGTTTCGGGTTCTTTAAGCATGCTGGCTACACTATTGCAGACTAAAG AGCTGGAAGAATCAATGCTTGATGCTCTTGGAATTCTTCCACAAAGAAAACAACAGAAGAAACTCTTATTAGTATGTTGCAGCCGTAAA GCAGCTTTGGTTGGTGAAGGATCTGCGGAAGAGCAACTGTTTTCCTCAGAAAATATGGTGAAGGATGGAATAGGTAGTGAAATGGATTGCTACTTCCAAAAGTTGAAG GAGAAATACGGATTGTTATGCGTGTGCAAGGAAGTTACAGTGACTCCTCGTAGACAGAGATTTGAA GTACTCGATGCATTGGTCAGTCTATTCTGCAGGTCAAATATTTCTGCAGAAACATTGTGGGATGGTGGTTGGCTTTTGCGCCAGTTGCTTCCATACAGTAAGGCGGATTTTAGAAGTCATCATCTTGAATTATTGAAA GATACATTCCACAATTGTACTAGCTGTATTCTTGATGAAACAAAAGGAACTTGGCCTGATCTGCTAATTATGGTACTATGTGATGAGTGGAGGAAGTGCAAAAGAA CTATTGAAGCTTCTTCACCAAGGAAAGATCCTAAATCAATGCTTTTGCCCGCACACAAGTTCCTTTCTGAAG AAGTTGCTTCTGGGGAATCATCTTTTGCTGCTGGTGAAAGATTGTTCGAGATTGTCAAG GTGTTTGTACTACTTCATCAGCTTCATATTTTTTCAGAAGGAAAATTGTTGCCCGATCAACCTCCTATACATCCTACAGTCGATGTCATGGAAACATCCCGAGCAAAAAGGGCTGGCATTGACAGTTTGGGTCCAAAACAAAGCGCTGAATTAAGTCTTG TTGGTGCGGTGCCTTGTAGAATTGCATTTGAGAGGGGCAAAGAACGTCATTTCCACTTTCTAGCCATCACTATAGGAACCTCTGGATGGCTTATCCTTGCTGATGAATTACCTGTGAGGCCAAGCTTTGGTGTGGTTCGTGTAGTTGCACCTCTGGGTGGTTGCAAT CCCAGAATTGACGAGAAGCACATGAGATGGTTACACCTTCGAATACGTCCATCCTCTTTCCCTTGCACAGATGGTGCAAAGCATACGGCCCATCCTAAAGTCAAGTCAAAAGCTTTGGTTGATGGGCGGTGGACTCTGGCTTTTCGAGATGAAGATTCTTGCAAAGCTGCTTTTTCTATGATTGTTGAAGAGCTCAAGTTACTGAGCAGTGAGGTTGAGAGAAGAATAAAACCTATGCTTGTCATTGAAAGAACTATTGATACTTCAACAAAATAG